A single window of Pontibacillus chungwhensis DNA harbors:
- a CDS encoding DMT family transporter, whose product MKQRSAMISIALGACLWGIIGIFVSSLYEKGFTPIQVVTLRVTMAAIFMSAYVIKKDHRLFRIPLSDSRYFIGTGIISIVLFNWCLFSAMEVTSISIAFVLLYTAPAFVTILSFFLFKEALTLRKITALLTTLVGCTLVIGLFPDVQGSISLYGLLLGLGSGFFYALYSIFGKYALRKHNSLTVTVYTFLFAAVAVLPFSGLGERIAIFSQWEVWGLIAGLGFVSTMLPFVLYTKGLEYVESSRASIIATIEPVVASITGFLLFNETLTIWQYAGIAFVIGSVLMVQESRKTKAIQPAEGFNV is encoded by the coding sequence ATGAAACAACGAAGCGCTATGATTTCGATCGCACTAGGTGCATGCCTTTGGGGAATCATAGGCATATTTGTATCATCTCTATACGAAAAAGGGTTTACCCCTATTCAGGTCGTAACCCTGCGAGTCACTATGGCTGCGATCTTTATGAGTGCTTACGTGATAAAGAAAGATCATAGGCTCTTTCGCATCCCTCTGTCCGATAGCCGCTACTTTATCGGAACAGGCATCATCAGCATCGTTCTTTTCAACTGGTGTTTGTTCAGCGCGATGGAGGTCACGTCCATATCGATCGCGTTTGTTCTATTATATACAGCGCCCGCTTTTGTGACGATTTTGTCCTTTTTCTTATTCAAAGAAGCCCTGACGCTTCGCAAAATCACCGCTTTACTCACGACACTAGTCGGGTGCACGCTTGTGATCGGCTTATTCCCAGATGTGCAGGGCTCGATTTCCCTATACGGCCTATTGCTCGGCCTTGGATCCGGATTCTTTTATGCCCTTTACAGCATCTTTGGAAAATACGCTCTCCGTAAACACAACTCACTGACGGTTACGGTGTATACCTTTTTGTTTGCAGCAGTTGCCGTCTTGCCGTTTAGCGGATTAGGTGAAAGGATAGCAATATTTTCACAGTGGGAAGTTTGGGGACTTATTGCGGGGCTTGGGTTTGTTTCTACAATGCTTCCTTTTGTCTTGTACACGAAGGGACTTGAATATGTCGAATCAAGCCGTGCTTCCATTATTGCCACGATTGAACCAGTGGTCGCGTCTATCACCGGCTTCCTCCTCTTTAACGAAACGCTAACGATCTGGCAGTACGCCGGAATCGCTTTTGTCATTGGTTCCGTACTGATGGTTCAAGAATCAAGGAAGACAAAAGCCATTCAGCCTGCAGAGGGATTCAACGTGTAA
- a CDS encoding DUF5412 family protein, which translates to MYIDGWTLAIFLVTFFVLLAFGIMLVPYFLKKRSFPKKLLLTAVTGIALGFGLIGYHTYFFTFGDLEGTPYEETTESPQGTYTANAYYETYGGAAGGVNLWVEITNHEQDNEKEVIYYSDAKSHFSLEWKDDQTLSITNEEPRFPESNQSIDLEVGKEIYHDRGFACQSFLMKDRYEECYEG; encoded by the coding sequence CCTAGTAACCTTCTTCGTTCTACTTGCCTTTGGCATTATGCTCGTCCCCTACTTCTTGAAAAAGAGATCTTTCCCAAAGAAGCTACTGCTAACAGCTGTAACAGGAATTGCGCTCGGCTTTGGGCTCATCGGCTACCATACTTATTTCTTCACATTCGGTGACCTTGAAGGAACGCCTTATGAAGAAACGACAGAATCCCCGCAGGGTACCTACACAGCTAACGCCTATTACGAGACCTACGGCGGTGCCGCAGGTGGGGTGAACCTTTGGGTAGAGATTACGAATCATGAGCAGGATAACGAAAAAGAGGTCATTTATTATAGCGATGCGAAGAGTCACTTTTCGTTAGAGTGGAAAGATGATCAGACCCTTTCCATCACAAATGAAGAACCAAGATTCCCCGAGTCGAATCAAAGCATCGATTTAGAAGTCGGGAAAGAGATCTATCATGACCGAGGATTTGCTTGTCAGAGTTTCCTGATGAAGGATCGGTACGAGGAGTGTTATGAAGGGTAG